A window of the Dyadobacter pollutisoli genome harbors these coding sequences:
- a CDS encoding DUF7678 domain-containing protein: MTPPKRYRKHVALTDLQSRRLTELSEFDGTDPMEHAKRAIDEYLQKQKLDFTPPKENDIRAEFRDHSGDANVQGAFWVSGTVDKYEFSALILKLPSKLGLDRGKISKVAIWDPEVLKNTGNFIGSCIVNYDRGWDIKPSKIAEPYFNKVKALLVQSAEQFIKNRFLR, translated from the coding sequence ATGACACCGCCGAAAAGGTACCGAAAACACGTTGCCTTGACCGATTTACAAAGCAGGCGATTAACTGAATTGAGCGAGTTTGATGGGACAGACCCCATGGAGCACGCCAAAAGAGCCATTGACGAATATCTTCAAAAGCAAAAGCTGGACTTCACGCCTCCTAAGGAAAATGATATCCGGGCTGAGTTCAGGGACCATTCCGGCGACGCCAATGTGCAGGGGGCTTTCTGGGTTTCGGGCACTGTCGACAAATATGAATTTTCAGCGCTGATCCTGAAATTGCCTTCCAAATTAGGCCTCGACAGGGGAAAAATATCCAAAGTTGCTATCTGGGATCCCGAGGTGCTGAAGAATACCGGCAACTTCATCGGCTCCTGCATTGTCAACTACGACCGGGGCTGGGACATTAAACCAAGCAAAATCGCCGAGCCCTACTTCAACAAAGTAAAAGCCCTGCTGGTACAATCAGCAGAGCAATTTATTAAGAACAGATTTTTGAGGTAG
- a CDS encoding SusC/RagA family TonB-linked outer membrane protein produces the protein MKRSLLQLTIAVICTGISLAHTMKAQNVLTRPIKIHVRNQSFDKTLLAIEKKANVKFAYRSTLTKPDNNFTLESSGEQLSDLLDRFLSPLKIRYEVSGEHIVLRKTNQQGEIIEASQVEAERTLTGTVTDDKAEPLPGVSIIVKGSQRGTITDTEGKYSISLPDENVSLVYSFVGYLNQEIAISNQTVLDVALKVDTKALEEVVVVGYGTQKKRDVSTAISSVSSRDLKDKPMSNFAAAMAGKMAGVKIANSNTAPGGGTSIRIRGVSSINASNNPLIVIDGFPLKDGFSKDENPLNGINVADIESIEVLKDASSSAIYGTQAANGVILITTKKGKKGKPTLSINASRGFDRMINKIDVLHGDDFLKYLDDARANAYIVEDPNFGTNNLDAPQWQWTDSPEKRIENWKKYSSNAAGMAAPGNLFHRWITVTDTIYKMPYDTDWQDLITRTGSVTDVQLSASGGTDNVSYMISGGYFGQKGIVLNSDYNRISFRANIDLKLTNRIRAGLLLAPTLENSNVLPNIEGGSNNNPFYNAVAMPPIWNPTTADGEPVFYGNTLLDPWDWNFAFYVNPLHLFRKQDARRNFKNLSTLYTEIDIIKGLKFRSEFHTEYRYRERDYFNPSSVPTASATFSRSQGINETTNRLYWNSQNFLTFQREFGKHSVSAVAGYSIEESKYRDAYMMKYDYPTDLIPTLNQAITVQNAQTDARTNRYSEAMIGSFGRVMYNFAGKYYLTGSIRRDGSSKFGADKKWGVFPSVSTAWRISDEPFFKPFQRFINDLKIRGGWGIIGNAGISNYLALSTLNSSSYVLGSGSTVSPSYTEGKIANSNLGWEETTDWGAGVDAELLNSRISLSVDYFYRHTQNMLFRMPLPVITGFGDYMANIGAMRNRGFEYSITTRNLVGALKWTTNANLSYYRNRVLDIGADKRPLLNNDGYTTEGRPIAGIYGASYLGPYRDWEDVKNSPIVNANNPSWRFRSSPGTPKLADVNGDGIIDASDNTIIGSAIPDFVWGLTNSFEYKGIDLTVQVNGTQGGDISMRQMEGIYGRGTGQNNTTVDYYQNYWTPTNPDAKYTAPSRKSYDGTNLSGSLLYKGTFVNFQNIALGYTLPQELVAKLNLARVRLYATAINAFYFTKFPGYNPEANAQGDNSLSQGINRDSYPMSRSISFGVNLTF, from the coding sequence ATGAAAAGGTCATTATTACAGCTAACCATAGCAGTGATATGTACGGGAATTTCGCTCGCGCATACGATGAAGGCGCAAAACGTGCTCACCCGGCCAATCAAGATCCACGTCAGGAACCAGTCATTCGACAAAACCCTGCTAGCGATTGAAAAAAAAGCCAATGTAAAATTTGCATACCGCTCTACCCTGACCAAACCTGATAACAATTTCACCCTGGAATCGTCAGGAGAACAGCTCTCAGATCTGTTGGACCGGTTTCTCAGTCCATTGAAAATCAGGTACGAAGTTTCAGGAGAACACATCGTCCTGCGTAAAACCAATCAGCAGGGTGAAATCATCGAAGCAAGTCAGGTGGAGGCTGAAAGGACCTTAACCGGAACAGTCACCGACGATAAGGCTGAGCCACTTCCGGGTGTCAGCATTATTGTTAAAGGAAGCCAGAGAGGTACGATCACGGACACGGAAGGAAAATACTCCATTTCGCTGCCAGATGAGAATGTATCACTGGTGTATTCATTTGTCGGCTACCTCAACCAGGAAATCGCGATATCGAACCAGACGGTGCTGGACGTTGCATTGAAAGTGGATACCAAAGCGCTGGAAGAAGTGGTCGTGGTAGGTTACGGAACGCAGAAAAAGCGTGATGTTTCGACGGCTATCTCGTCGGTTTCCAGCCGGGATTTGAAAGACAAACCGATGTCCAACTTTGCCGCGGCGATGGCTGGCAAGATGGCGGGCGTGAAAATTGCAAATTCAAACACAGCTCCGGGCGGCGGAACGAGCATCCGTATACGTGGCGTGAGCTCTATCAACGCAAGTAACAATCCACTAATTGTAATCGATGGTTTTCCGTTGAAAGACGGTTTTAGCAAGGACGAAAACCCATTGAATGGTATCAACGTCGCCGACATTGAATCGATAGAGGTGCTGAAAGACGCTTCTTCGAGTGCGATCTACGGAACCCAGGCTGCCAATGGTGTTATTCTGATCACCACTAAAAAAGGAAAGAAAGGAAAACCGACATTGAGCATCAATGCGAGCCGGGGTTTTGACCGGATGATCAATAAAATAGACGTCCTGCATGGCGACGACTTCCTGAAATACCTGGACGATGCACGCGCCAATGCCTACATCGTGGAAGACCCCAATTTTGGCACCAATAACCTGGATGCGCCGCAATGGCAGTGGACGGATTCTCCTGAAAAACGCATTGAAAACTGGAAAAAATATTCCAGCAATGCAGCAGGGATGGCCGCTCCCGGCAACCTTTTCCACCGCTGGATCACGGTTACGGACACCATTTACAAAATGCCTTATGATACCGACTGGCAGGACCTGATCACCCGTACGGGTAGCGTCACGGACGTACAGCTTTCGGCATCAGGTGGTACTGATAATGTTAGTTATATGATCTCGGGTGGCTATTTTGGTCAAAAAGGGATTGTACTGAATTCGGATTACAACCGTATTTCGTTCCGTGCCAATATCGACCTGAAACTGACCAACCGCATTCGCGCCGGCTTGTTACTGGCCCCTACCCTGGAAAATTCAAATGTGCTTCCCAATATTGAGGGCGGCAGCAATAATAACCCATTTTACAACGCGGTAGCCATGCCTCCGATCTGGAATCCGACAACGGCTGACGGCGAACCTGTATTTTATGGAAATACATTACTGGACCCGTGGGATTGGAACTTTGCATTTTACGTGAACCCGCTGCATTTGTTCCGCAAACAGGATGCTAGACGTAATTTCAAGAATCTCTCGACACTTTACACGGAGATCGACATTATTAAAGGATTGAAATTCAGATCAGAATTCCACACTGAATACCGCTATCGCGAACGGGATTATTTCAATCCAAGCTCGGTACCGACGGCTTCTGCCACTTTTTCAAGATCGCAGGGTATTAATGAGACCACCAACAGGCTGTACTGGAACTCTCAGAATTTCCTGACTTTCCAGCGTGAATTTGGGAAACATTCGGTGAGCGCGGTTGCGGGTTATTCTATCGAAGAATCGAAATACCGGGATGCCTATATGATGAAATACGATTACCCAACTGATCTTATCCCGACATTAAATCAGGCGATCACGGTTCAGAATGCACAAACCGACGCGAGGACAAACCGGTACAGTGAGGCAATGATCGGAAGTTTTGGAAGGGTGATGTACAATTTTGCCGGAAAGTATTACCTGACAGGAAGTATCCGTCGCGACGGCTCCTCAAAATTTGGAGCTGACAAGAAATGGGGTGTATTTCCCTCCGTGTCCACGGCCTGGCGTATTTCGGATGAGCCATTCTTCAAGCCATTTCAACGCTTCATCAACGACCTGAAAATCCGTGGAGGCTGGGGTATTATTGGAAACGCCGGAATCAGTAACTATCTGGCTTTGAGCACACTGAATTCATCTTCTTATGTACTCGGCAGTGGTTCAACGGTATCACCTTCCTATACCGAAGGCAAAATCGCGAATTCAAACCTCGGCTGGGAAGAAACGACTGACTGGGGCGCAGGAGTTGATGCTGAATTACTGAACAGCCGCATCTCCCTCAGTGTCGATTATTTTTACCGTCATACCCAAAACATGCTTTTCAGAATGCCGCTTCCGGTGATCACCGGCTTCGGTGACTACATGGCAAATATTGGTGCAATGCGTAACCGTGGTTTTGAGTATTCCATCACCACACGCAATCTGGTAGGCGCGCTAAAATGGACGACGAACGCAAACTTGTCATATTATCGCAACCGCGTACTGGACATTGGAGCCGACAAACGCCCGTTGCTGAATAATGACGGCTATACCACGGAAGGAAGGCCCATTGCTGGAATTTACGGGGCCAGTTACCTGGGGCCATACCGTGACTGGGAAGATGTAAAAAACTCCCCGATCGTGAATGCTAATAATCCTAGCTGGCGGTTCAGATCCAGTCCTGGAACTCCCAAGCTGGCCGACGTGAACGGCGACGGGATCATCGATGCGAGCGACAACACGATCATTGGTTCGGCAATCCCTGATTTTGTTTGGGGTTTGACCAACTCGTTCGAATATAAAGGCATAGACCTCACTGTTCAGGTTAACGGTACGCAAGGCGGAGATATTTCGATGCGTCAGATGGAAGGCATTTATGGAAGAGGTACCGGCCAAAACAACACGACGGTTGACTACTATCAGAACTATTGGACACCCACCAATCCGGATGCCAAGTACACCGCGCCAAGCCGCAAATCGTATGACGGTACCAACCTCAGCGGATCGCTTTTGTACAAAGGAACTTTCGTAAACTTCCAGAACATTGCTCTGGGATATACGCTGCCCCAGGAATTGGTTGCCAAGTTAAACCTGGCTAGGGTAAGGCTATATGCGACGGCGATCAATGCGTTTTACTTCACCAAGTTCCCGGGATACAACCCTGAGGCTAATGCGCAAGGCGACAATTCACTCTCGCAGGGAATCAACCGGGATTCCTACCCCATGTCCAGGTCGATCTCGTTCGGTGTGAACTTAACTTTCTAA
- a CDS encoding RagB/SusD family nutrient uptake outer membrane protein: MKHIFLVFIAAILFVSCSEDFLDRQPEDTLSPGAFYRNPAEMKTGLVGIYKVLQSIYNQNDLPLIPELMSDDGKDRFRTDVWQTFKKTNGNSQAGIWNNNFKMIANANTLIAIMAAYVPKNADEEKTINAYKAEASFLRALGYFNLVRIYGAVPLVSEPFTDLSKAFGIGRTPVADVYSKLIVPDLEFAAANCLKKSELKGEEARASKGAALTMLGKVYLTLNNHAKAAEALKKLIVDNEAGSYSLLPNYSDVFLATNKFHNESIFEVNFNIAAGQPSYFFRWVNNDVGLIWGVAGASNLLIEHNLMREFVNTGETVRYKTTIDSGYIASSTIPIQAWVIKHSPAPAQLKPYNNTGTDNNYVITRYADALLMYAEALMVLGKKDEAVTYVNMVRARAKVPAITAAKLDIDAILHERRMELAFEGHRYFDLVRTGKAVEVLTKAIMTPIDYDTNIAISGPIPEEQLLLPIPVGEIEKDQTLPQNPGY; the protein is encoded by the coding sequence ATGAAGCATATATTTTTAGTTTTTATAGCCGCGATTTTATTCGTTTCCTGCTCGGAAGATTTTCTCGACAGGCAGCCTGAGGACACACTTTCGCCAGGAGCATTTTACCGTAACCCGGCCGAGATGAAAACCGGGCTTGTAGGAATTTACAAAGTCCTGCAAAGCATTTACAATCAAAATGACCTTCCACTCATTCCCGAACTGATGTCGGATGATGGAAAAGACCGCTTCCGCACGGACGTTTGGCAGACCTTCAAGAAGACCAACGGAAACTCGCAGGCAGGCATATGGAATAACAATTTCAAGATGATTGCCAATGCCAACACACTCATTGCGATCATGGCGGCTTATGTGCCCAAAAATGCAGATGAAGAGAAGACGATCAATGCTTACAAAGCAGAAGCGTCATTCCTGCGTGCATTGGGCTATTTCAATCTGGTGCGAATCTACGGTGCAGTTCCGCTGGTTTCGGAACCGTTCACCGATCTTTCCAAAGCATTTGGCATCGGAAGAACGCCGGTAGCCGATGTTTACAGCAAACTGATCGTTCCAGACCTGGAATTCGCGGCGGCCAACTGTTTAAAAAAATCAGAGTTGAAAGGCGAGGAAGCCCGGGCTTCGAAAGGTGCTGCATTGACGATGCTGGGAAAGGTATATCTGACTTTGAACAACCATGCGAAAGCCGCGGAAGCGCTGAAAAAGCTGATTGTGGATAATGAGGCAGGTTCATACTCACTTTTACCCAATTACAGCGATGTGTTTTTGGCAACAAACAAATTTCACAATGAATCCATTTTCGAGGTGAACTTCAACATTGCTGCTGGCCAGCCCAGCTACTTTTTCAGGTGGGTCAATAATGATGTGGGGCTGATCTGGGGAGTTGCCGGTGCATCCAACCTTTTGATCGAGCATAATCTGATGCGGGAGTTTGTAAATACCGGAGAAACAGTTCGCTACAAAACCACTATCGACTCCGGCTACATTGCCTCCAGTACGATCCCGATCCAGGCATGGGTGATCAAACACTCCCCCGCCCCGGCACAGCTGAAACCTTACAATAATACTGGTACCGACAACAATTATGTCATAACCCGCTACGCAGACGCACTTTTAATGTATGCCGAAGCATTGATGGTTTTGGGTAAAAAGGACGAAGCCGTTACCTACGTGAACATGGTCCGCGCACGGGCAAAAGTTCCCGCCATTACAGCCGCCAAACTCGACATTGACGCAATCCTGCATGAAAGAAGAATGGAGCTGGCATTTGAAGGACACCGGTACTTTGACCTGGTACGAACTGGAAAGGCCGTGGAAGTACTCACCAAAGCCATCATGACACCTATTGACTATGATACAAATATCGCCATATCAGGACCGATCCCGGAAGAGCAGCTGCTACTGCCCATTCCTGTAGGTGAAATTGAGAAAGACCAGACATTACCTCAGAATCCAGGTTATTAA
- a CDS encoding mandelate racemase/muconate lactonizing enzyme family protein: MPEAKNEEISRRDFIGRTGAGAVLAMNWPDVAGDIIPTKKAMKKIKISQVSSNFEREPLNPYRFKGSAITDSWQAVSMLESESGIRKVGLATQGVLWSDSTVFAAHSESAGNALMYAMSERALQMIKGTSFTSPVQLLDDLLPEVLAYGKKITSNPDLRKTFALNALVSVDNAAWLLFAQENNITKFDDLIPEAYRPGLSYRHEKVASIPSFAVGTAPDRIKQAADEGYFIMKLKTGSAGTQQEMIEKDIAFLTAVHKAVGHYETPYTKNGKIPYYFDPNGRYEKKETLLRFIDHAKKIGALDQIAVIEEPFAESNETFVGDLGVCIAADESAHTVEDAAHRIELGYSAIVVKAIAKTMSMTMKITQMAYEKKIPCFCADLTVNPILVDWNKNVAARLQPFPGMSVGLQETNGHQYYKNWERLMSYHPKASGTWIRTQKGVYPTDASFYAESGGILAPSQHYMDMFNG; the protein is encoded by the coding sequence ATGCCAGAAGCGAAAAACGAAGAGATATCACGAAGAGATTTTATTGGCCGTACGGGCGCAGGAGCCGTGTTGGCAATGAATTGGCCGGATGTAGCCGGAGACATTATCCCTACCAAAAAAGCGATGAAAAAGATCAAGATCAGCCAGGTGAGCTCCAACTTCGAAAGGGAGCCGCTAAACCCATACCGGTTCAAAGGAAGCGCCATTACCGACAGCTGGCAGGCGGTTTCAATGCTGGAATCGGAGTCGGGGATACGTAAGGTAGGGCTTGCGACACAGGGTGTGCTCTGGTCTGATTCAACGGTATTTGCGGCACATTCGGAAAGCGCGGGCAATGCTCTGATGTACGCGATGAGCGAGCGGGCGCTGCAAATGATCAAAGGGACTTCGTTTACAAGTCCGGTGCAGCTATTGGACGACCTGCTGCCTGAGGTACTGGCTTATGGCAAGAAAATTACATCCAATCCCGACCTGAGGAAAACCTTTGCATTGAATGCATTGGTATCCGTCGATAATGCAGCCTGGCTGCTCTTTGCCCAGGAAAATAACATTACAAAGTTCGACGATCTGATCCCGGAAGCATACCGCCCCGGCTTATCCTATCGGCACGAAAAAGTGGCAAGCATTCCTTCGTTCGCCGTAGGCACGGCCCCCGACCGGATCAAGCAGGCAGCCGATGAAGGGTATTTTATCATGAAATTGAAGACCGGGTCGGCTGGTACGCAGCAGGAAATGATCGAAAAGGACATTGCATTTCTGACAGCCGTGCACAAGGCGGTCGGACATTATGAAACACCTTATACCAAAAACGGCAAGATACCTTACTACTTTGATCCGAATGGCCGTTATGAGAAAAAGGAAACATTGCTGCGGTTTATAGACCACGCCAAAAAGATAGGCGCATTGGACCAGATCGCTGTGATAGAAGAACCATTTGCAGAAAGCAATGAAACTTTTGTGGGCGATTTGGGAGTATGCATCGCCGCCGACGAAAGTGCGCATACGGTCGAAGATGCAGCGCACCGCATTGAGCTTGGTTACTCGGCAATTGTCGTCAAAGCGATTGCCAAAACCATGAGTATGACCATGAAAATAACCCAAATGGCTTATGAAAAGAAGATACCATGCTTTTGCGCCGACCTGACGGTAAACCCGATATTGGTGGATTGGAACAAGAATGTCGCCGCGCGTTTGCAGCCTTTTCCAGGCATGAGCGTGGGGTTGCAGGAGACCAATGGACATCAATACTACAAAAACTGGGAACGGCTGATGAGCTACCATCCCAAAGCTTCGGGTACCTGGATTCGGACGCAAAAAGGCGTTTACCCTACTGATGCATCGTTTTATGCGGAGAGCGGCGGGATACTGGCACCTTCGCAGCATTATATGGATATGTTTAATGGGTAG
- a CDS encoding 3-keto-disaccharide hydrolase, with protein sequence MIRFSFFVLLLTLVVVKSNSQSLNTLSAAEKKDGWKLLFDGKDFKGWHAYGGTGVGSAWIIEQGAIKLNVPERAGNKAKNGGDIVIDDVINGDFEFKAEWKVSKYANSGIFFFVNEAPKYKNMHDTGLELQVIDDKIYEGAKENTHRASDFFGVANARLREGNPEGEWNKIHFIIKKNKLTVYQNEFMVQEHDLAGTDWKQKIANSGLKAAPIGKGSYSGRIGLQDWGSTVWYRNIKLRKL encoded by the coding sequence ATGATAAGATTTTCCTTTTTTGTCCTGCTTTTGACCCTCGTTGTTGTAAAATCCAATTCACAGAGTCTCAATACACTTTCCGCCGCTGAAAAGAAGGATGGCTGGAAGCTTTTGTTCGATGGAAAGGATTTTAAAGGCTGGCACGCTTATGGAGGCACGGGTGTTGGATCGGCCTGGATTATCGAACAGGGCGCTATCAAATTAAATGTTCCGGAAAGAGCGGGCAACAAGGCAAAGAATGGCGGCGACATTGTGATCGATGATGTGATCAATGGCGATTTTGAATTTAAGGCGGAATGGAAAGTGAGCAAGTATGCGAACAGTGGTATCTTTTTCTTCGTGAATGAAGCGCCTAAGTACAAAAATATGCACGACACTGGCCTGGAATTGCAGGTAATCGACGACAAGATCTACGAAGGCGCCAAGGAAAACACGCACCGCGCGAGCGATTTTTTCGGCGTTGCCAATGCGCGTCTGCGGGAGGGTAACCCCGAAGGTGAATGGAACAAGATCCATTTTATCATCAAAAAGAACAAGCTGACCGTGTACCAAAACGAATTTATGGTACAGGAACACGACCTGGCTGGCACGGACTGGAAACAAAAAATCGCCAACAGCGGATTGAAAGCGGCTCCTATCGGCAAAGGTTCTTACTCAGGAAGGATCGGCCTGCAGGACTGGGGCAGCACTGTGTGGTACCGCAACATTAAGCTCAGGAAATTGTAA
- a CDS encoding SDR family NAD(P)-dependent oxidoreductase, with protein MSNILMTGGTGNLGKSVVETLSAAGYHLHLSVREINEPGTDKISYYQTDLESPGQSENLVKSVLDTENDILAGVFLAGGFVPGGLEKTGWDDISKMISLNFATAFNTAQSLLAHFRQKGAGKLIFVGAKAAMDSGSAINNVAYSLSKQLLFNFSEMVNESENKNGITSHILLPGTLDTALNRGFMPDADFSKWTSTIAIAETISDIIGGQEIRSVISF; from the coding sequence ATGAGCAATATTCTGATGACCGGCGGCACTGGTAACCTGGGCAAATCGGTGGTTGAAACACTGTCCGCGGCTGGATACCATCTTCACCTTTCCGTGCGGGAAATAAATGAACCGGGAACCGACAAAATATCTTATTATCAGACAGATCTGGAAAGCCCCGGACAATCGGAGAATTTGGTAAAATCGGTATTGGACACGGAAAATGATATTCTGGCAGGGGTTTTTCTGGCCGGGGGCTTTGTTCCGGGCGGACTGGAAAAGACAGGTTGGGACGATATTTCGAAAATGATATCCCTCAATTTTGCTACTGCTTTCAACACGGCACAATCACTCCTTGCTCATTTCCGGCAAAAGGGAGCTGGAAAACTCATTTTTGTTGGTGCCAAAGCAGCAATGGACAGCGGCAGCGCTATTAACAATGTGGCTTATTCGTTATCCAAACAGCTGCTCTTTAATTTTTCGGAAATGGTGAATGAAAGTGAAAACAAAAACGGCATTACTTCTCATATTTTACTTCCCGGAACGCTGGATACGGCATTAAACCGGGGATTTATGCCCGACGCAGATTTCTCCAAATGGACCAGCACAATTGCCATTGCGGAAACAATCAGCGACATTATTGGGGGCCAGGAAATTAGAAGCGTAATATCTTTCTGA
- a CDS encoding OmpH family outer membrane protein, with translation MKYCLFLITLLLLQTLSTSESYGQNIKIGYVDIGYVYDNLPAYKAFMKEIEATSLQYQNLLNEKMTSYQQKLESYQKAVKDGVSEPIQKDKATELENLQRSIQEFQANAENDVKTQYSKKFGPIQQRVRQVIENHAKEQSFTCIVRLHEDEAGGESRPFLLYAHDQSGDVSDVILSKLGVAAPTGKPNRPVGMQVKVRK, from the coding sequence ATGAAGTACTGTTTGTTTTTGATTACCCTGTTGCTGCTTCAAACGCTGTCAACCTCAGAAAGCTATGGCCAGAATATCAAAATTGGCTATGTAGACATTGGTTATGTTTATGATAACCTGCCTGCCTACAAGGCTTTTATGAAAGAAATCGAAGCGACTTCCCTGCAATACCAGAACCTGCTGAATGAGAAAATGACGAGCTATCAGCAGAAACTCGAAAGCTATCAGAAAGCGGTGAAAGATGGCGTATCCGAACCCATTCAGAAAGACAAGGCCACCGAGCTGGAAAACCTCCAAAGGTCGATCCAGGAATTTCAGGCGAATGCGGAAAACGATGTAAAGACGCAGTATTCGAAGAAATTCGGGCCGATCCAGCAACGCGTCAGACAGGTGATCGAGAACCACGCGAAGGAACAGAGTTTTACCTGCATAGTCAGGCTGCATGAGGATGAGGCTGGCGGTGAATCGCGGCCATTCCTACTTTATGCGCATGACCAAAGTGGTGATGTGAGCGACGTGATCCTGTCGAAGTTGGGGGTAGCGGCCCCGACAGGGAAACCCAATCGCCCGGTTGGTATGCAAGTGAAGGTTAGAAAGTAA
- a CDS encoding RNA polymerase sigma factor translates to MRLEEQEHWNEMCKGNAHAFEKLYSYFARDLFRYGYRISTDHELVQDSVQDLFLHLWNKRHDLEQVTSPRFYLYRSLRNKLIRSSETNRFVFSDDGDLSDQWFPSEKDIETSWISDESNRIQLSMLHEALQKLPVRQQEAIQLRYYHDFSAEEIGRIMNINQQSVRNLQNRAMQQLRSELPFFPVSLLTLVFCFSA, encoded by the coding sequence ATGAGGTTAGAAGAACAGGAACATTGGAATGAAATGTGCAAAGGCAATGCTCACGCTTTCGAAAAGCTGTACAGCTACTTTGCCCGTGATTTGTTCAGATATGGCTACCGGATCTCGACCGATCATGAACTCGTTCAGGACAGTGTTCAGGACCTTTTTCTGCATCTTTGGAACAAACGCCACGATCTGGAACAGGTAACCTCTCCCCGCTTCTATCTTTACCGGTCGCTGCGAAACAAGCTGATCCGCTCTTCGGAAACGAACCGGTTTGTGTTCAGTGACGACGGCGATCTTTCGGATCAATGGTTTCCGAGTGAGAAAGACATTGAAACCAGCTGGATCTCCGATGAAAGCAACCGCATTCAGCTTTCGATGTTACACGAGGCACTTCAAAAATTGCCTGTACGCCAGCAGGAGGCCATTCAATTACGTTATTACCATGATTTTTCAGCCGAAGAAATTGGCCGGATCATGAATATTAATCAGCAGTCTGTGCGAAACCTGCAAAACAGGGCTATGCAGCAATTACGCTCTGAACTTCCGTTCTTCCCTGTTTCATTACTCACATTGGTATTTTGCTTTTCGGCCTAA
- a CDS encoding FecR family protein has product MDQYANYTLRDFIQDEHFIHWVKYPDAESNGFWESVRTAYPDQSPLMDQAVHLVNAFSTFYPEVPDSEIEKGRQAILDQYPRRRTLPIGRQRMYLSVAASVILLLGFALWFRSDVISIPFAQKPLTGSKTEIHTENEGVTSKVITLPDSSTITLSPKSSVTYEMNGSDRRVVHLQGEAFFSVTKNAQKPFFVFANGLITKVLGTRFKVSAYPNGEEVKVEVTSGRVRVYSTETGKDDPESGGLTLTPNQQAVYRKKDLQLTRMVVEKPKVLVTVEQLKTYTYTDTPISKIFEGLEDIYGIKVVYDQEKFKNCRLNMSLSDESLFEKLELIGKVVEARYNMIDGQVIFIGDGCSE; this is encoded by the coding sequence ATGGATCAATACGCTAATTATACCCTTCGCGATTTTATACAGGACGAGCATTTCATCCATTGGGTAAAATATCCCGACGCTGAAAGTAACGGATTTTGGGAGTCCGTCAGAACCGCATACCCCGATCAGTCTCCTCTTATGGACCAGGCAGTTCACCTTGTGAATGCTTTTTCTACATTCTATCCCGAGGTTCCTGACTCTGAAATTGAAAAAGGACGGCAGGCTATTTTGGACCAATACCCGCGTCGCAGAACGCTACCGATCGGCAGGCAACGTATGTATTTATCCGTGGCCGCCTCAGTCATTTTGTTGCTCGGATTCGCGTTATGGTTCAGATCCGACGTCATTTCCATTCCATTTGCACAAAAACCATTGACCGGCAGCAAAACGGAAATTCATACTGAAAATGAAGGTGTGACGAGTAAGGTAATTACCCTTCCCGACAGCAGCACGATCACATTGTCGCCAAAAAGCAGTGTCACTTATGAAATGAATGGCAGCGACCGTCGGGTAGTGCATTTGCAGGGAGAAGCGTTTTTCAGCGTGACCAAGAATGCCCAAAAACCATTTTTTGTCTTTGCCAATGGCCTGATCACCAAGGTACTGGGCACGCGATTCAAAGTATCCGCCTATCCCAATGGCGAAGAGGTAAAAGTAGAGGTCACCTCCGGGCGGGTGCGCGTGTACAGCACTGAGACCGGAAAAGACGACCCCGAATCAGGTGGCTTGACATTAACCCCCAACCAGCAGGCTGTGTACCGAAAAAAGGACTTGCAGCTGACCCGCATGGTCGTGGAGAAGCCGAAAGTGCTGGTTACCGTTGAACAACTCAAAACGTATACCTACACCGACACCCCGATTTCAAAGATTTTTGAGGGGTTGGAAGATATCTATGGCATTAAGGTGGTGTACGACCAGGAAAAGTTTAAAAACTGCCGCTTGAATATGTCACTTTCCGACGAATCGCTTTTTGAAAAGCTTGAATTGATCGGTAAAGTCGTCGAGGCAAGGTATAATATGATAGACGGCCAGGTGATATTTATCGGAGACGGATGCAGCGAATAA